In Archangium lipolyticum, the genomic stretch AAAAATCGGCCTCGGAGCGATCAGACGAGTAGCACGCTGGATCTCAAGCGATCAAGCATGACCCTGCCATGCATGACCATAGGCGAGCAGGCAGGCATGGCGAACCCACCGGGCTGGCGACCGGGGGGTTGTCCGAGCGAGAACAGACCCTACCCTTCCTCAATCGTTTCTGGAGGCGACCTGCGCCCGAGCCCCTGCTCGCTTCCTCGCTCCTCCTCGGAAAAGTGACCTTGCGGGCATAGCAGCCCCGTCTGACATGGCCGCTCCCCAGGCAGGCGTCGAACAGCACTGAAGCCACCTGTAGCACCGCCGCCCCCTCGGCCCGCTACGGGTGGGCTCCTCTCCAGGGGTGGCTCTATGCGTCGAGCTGGGAGTGATGGAGTGGCTGCAGGCTCTCTTCGATGAAGCGGACGAGCGTGGACGTGAGGCGGCGCCGCTCCTTGTTCTCACCGAAGAGAGCGAGCTCGATGTCGCCGAGCTCCGGGAAGCCCTCCTCGGCGGAGAGCGTCGTCAAGCCTGGCTCCATGGCGCTCTCCGGTAGGATGGCGACGCCCAATCCAGCCCGTGCCGCGGCGACGACGCCGACGACACTCTCGCTCGTGTAGACCACCCGCCAGGGCCGCCCCATCGCCTCCAGGGCCGCGAACCCGCGCGCGCGGAAGATGCAGGGGGGTGGCAACGTGCAGATGGGAAGCGCGGCCACGGGGTCGATCCGGAGGTTCTGTGCGGTCATCCAGAGCAGCCGCTCCCGGCGAAGGAGGCGCCCTCCCTGCTGGGGCTTGTCACGCCGGGCGATCACCAGATCCAGCTCACCCCGTTCGAGCGTCTGGAAGAGATTGTCATTCAAACCGACCTTCACCTGAATGTGGACCCGGGGGTAGGTCTGGGTGAAGCGGGACAGGATGATGGGCAGGTGCTGCGGCACGAAGTACTCCGCGACCCCGAGCCGGAGCTCCCCTTCGTTACCGGGCTCCGCGAAACGCTGCACCGTCTCGTCATTCAACTTCAGGATCTGGCGCGCATAGCTCAGGAGCAGCTCGCCATCCCGTGTCAGGGTCGGCGTCCGGCTGGTCCGATCGAACACGCGCCGCTCGAGCAGTTCCTCGAGCCGCTTGATCCGGATGCTCATGGCGGCCTGGGTCCGGCCGAGCCTCGCGCCCGCGGCCGTGAACCCTCCGGCATCCACCACGGTCACGAAGGAGCGCAGCAGGTCCATGTCCAGGTCGGTGTAGCCCATGCGGCCCATATAGGGCGTTTATGGTGACGATATCAACTATCAATTGTGAATATTGACATCACAAATGCATTGTCTCCCTCGAAAGCGGCCGCCACGGGCCGCGTCCGAGGAGAGTCACATGAAAGCCGTCGCGTATCGCCAGCCAGCCCCCATCGAGAACCCCGAGAGCCTGATCGACCTGGAGGTCCCAGCACCGAAGCCCACGGGCAGGGAGCTGCTCGTGAGGGTGGAAGCCATCTCGGTGAACCCGGTGGACGTCAAGGTGCGAGCCGGGGTCGATCCTTCGGGGCAGGCGAAGATTCTGGGTTGGGACGCCGCGGGAACGGTGCTCGCGGTCGGTCCGGACACCACGCTGTTCAAGCCGGGCGATGAGGTGTTCTACGCCGGAGCCCTGGAGCGGCCCGGCGCCTACGCCGAGCAGCAGCTCGTGGACGAGCGGATCGTCGGCCGCAAGCCGAAGTCGCTGAGCTTCGCGGAGGCCGCCGCCCTCCCGCTGACCAGCATCACCGCCTGGGAGCTGTTGTTCGACCGCCTGCGCGTGAGCAAGGGCAAGCCCGCCGATGCCGGCTCGGTGCTGATCCTGGGCGGCGCGGGTGGAGTGGGCTCCATCGCCATTCAACTCGCCCGGCGCCTGACGGGGCTGAAGGTGTTCGCCACCGCCTCGCGTCCGGAGACGCAAGCCTGGGTCCGCGAGCTGGGCGCCCACCACGTGATCGACCACGGCAAGCCCTGGGCCCAGCAGGTGAAGGCCATCGTTCCCCATGGCGTCGAGTACGTGCTCGGGCTCACCCACACCGAGGCCCACTTCGAGGAGATCGTCGAGGTGCTCGCCCCCCAGGGAGCGCTCGCGCTGATCGACGATCCGGCCCGGCCCCTGCCCATCAACAAGCTGAAGAGCAAGAGCGCCTCCCTCCATTGGGAATTCATGTTCACCCGCGCGCGGTACCAGACGCCGGACATGATCGCCCAGCACCACCTGTTGAACGAGGTGGCCGACCTCGTGGACGCGGGCGTCTTGCGCACCACGCTCAAGACCCATCTGGGCACCATCAACGCGGCCAACCTGAAGCGCGCCCACGCGCTCATCGAGAGTGGCCGTGCCATGGGCAAAGTGGTCCTGAGCGGCTTCTAGTTTTTCACATCCAACAAGGAAATCCCTCTCATGAAATCCGCATCGCTCGCGATGACGGCGTGGCTCTCTTTCGCCTTCATCGCCCCCGGAGCCCAGGCTCAGACCCAGAAACAGACTCCTCGGCCGTCCCTGCTCGTGGCCGCCGAGAGCAACTCCATGATCTGGAACGGCGTGGCCGTCGCCGGCGGAAACATCTTCGTCAGCGGCCCGCGGTGGACCGGCTCGAAGGGCCCGGCACTGGCCAGGCTCGACGCCAAGGGCCAACCCAAACCCTATCCCGACGCCGGCTGGAATGCCTGGAAGCCAGGCGATGATCCGCGCAACGTCTTCGTGAACATCAATGCCATCCACCGGGATCCGTCCGGAGATCTGTGGGTGGTGGACACTGGTGCGCCCGATTTCGGCGGAAATCCGCTGCCCGGAGGCGCCAAGGTGGTTCGCATCTCCCTGAAGACCCACCGTGTCTCACGCATCTATCCCTTCGGGCCGGAGGCAGCCCAGGAGGGCAGCTACATCGATGACATCCGATTCAACGGCCGCCACGCCTATCTGACCGATGCTGGCAAACCCGGGCTCGTCGTGCTCGACCTCGAGACGGGAAGGACACGCCGGGTGCTGGACGGGGTGCCGGCGACCGCGGCCCGCGCCGACCGGCCCATCGTGCTCGGCGGACAGACCGTGAAAGCCCCCGATGGCTCGAACCTGAAGGTGAACGCGGATCCGCTGGAGCTCAGCCCCGACGGCCGCTGGCTCTACTTCGCCCCCTTGAGCGGTCCCTGGTCGCGCATCGAGACCCGCTGGCTGGACGATTCGAACCTCACTCCCGAGGCGCTCGCCGCCCACGTCGAGCCCTGGGCCGACCTGCCTCCGGTGGGGGGCACGGCCATGGACGGGAATGGAGATCTCTACTTCACCAATCTCGCGCAAGACTCCCTCCAGAAGCGGACGCCAGACGGCCGGATCGAGACAGTGCTCCAGGATCCGCGCCTCCACTGGGTCGATGCTCCCGTCATCGACGAGCAGGGCTTCATCTGGTTGCCCGTACCGCAGATGGATCGGGTCGGCCTGTTCAACCAGGGCCAGTCGAAGACCGTCTGGCCGGTAAGTCTCTACCGTCTTCGGATCCGCTGAGGGCTGGGCGGGGGCCGCTGGTGCCACACTCCCTCGAAATGGGGATGCTGCCGATACATCGGGCTTGGTACCTTGATCGGGTTTTACTGTTTAACCCCCAACCCCCGAGAGCCATGAACATCAAGAAGAAGACCCGGAACATCGCCGCCGCTGTTGGCGGCTCGCTGTTCGCGTTCGCCCTGGTCGCGGAAGCCGCTGTCATCTTCCACAACACAGGCACCCTCTCCGGCTGGAACTCCATCAACAGGGAGCACAAGGGCAGCGTGAACGAGGTGACGAATGTCACCTACAACGGCCCGACCGCCATCAAGGTCACCCAGATCTACGATCCCTCCTATAGCGGCCGCTATCACTCGGAGGTCGTGAAGAGCAACGTCTACCGTCGCGGTGACACCGGCTTCTATGGCTTCGCGTTCCGGCTGCAGTCCGACTGGCAATTCCAGCCACAGTCCTTCAACATCGCCCAGTTCATCGCTGATTTCTCCAATACCGGCTGCGATGACTACATGCCGTCCAGCATGATCTGGATCTCTGGCAATCAGCTCTTCACGCGCGTCAAGCAGGGCACGGTCTGCGATCAGAAGACCGTCACGTTCGGCAACCTCGCCACGGTCACCGCCGGGGAGTGGCACAAGATCGTGATCCAGGCGAAGTGGGCGAGCGACGGCACCGGCTTCTACAAGCTCTGGTTCGACGGTACCAAGGTGCTCGAGCAGTACAACCTGAGCACCACCGTGGCCGACGACCGGTACTTCCAGTTCCGCGTGGGCCTCTACGCGAACGGCTGGCACGACGACGGGTACATGCAAGGCAGCCAGGGGACGCGCAGCATCTGGTTCGACGAGATCGGCGCGGGCACGACCTTCGCCGAGGCCGACCCTGATCAGTGGTAACCCCGGTCCGGGCGCGACGAAGGTCAGGCCCCGTCGCGCCCCGGCCACCCTCCTCCCCCCGCCCGGTCCAGTGCCCTCCAGCTGAGCAGCCACGGGGGGCACGGGAGTCGAGACAGGGCCCCTCCCCCACGACGCATCCTGGAAAGCCGCTTTTGACGGAGTTCGCGGGCCGATGTTATGAGCCCCTACATGGATGATCGCAGTCCACCGCCCGTGACGCTGGAGGAAGTCGCCCGTCGAGCCGGTGTCTCACCCAGCACGGTGTCGCGGATCCTCAATGGCACCGCCCGTGTGCGTGAGAGCAAGCGTCAAGCCGTGGAGCGGGCCATCGCGGACCTCAAGTACCTCCCCAACGAGATCGCCCGGGGACTGGCGCTCGGCCACACCATGTCGGTGGGTGTGATTACGCAGGACATCTCCAGCGCCTTCTATAACGAGACGCTCAAGGGCATCGAGGACAGCCTGGCCGATGCCGGCTACTCGCCGTTGTTCGTGAGCGGCCACTGGAACGCGGCGAAAGAGGCGGAGCGCATGGCGCTGCTGGTGGCGCGCCGCGTCGAGGGCGTCATCGTGCTGACCGGCGCGATGGACGACGAGACCCTGCTCAACCACGCGCACCGTGTGCCGCTCGTCATCACCGGACGCGACCTGCAGGGCCCCAATGTGCTCAGCATCCGGCTCGCCAACGAGCAGGCGGCCTTCGAGGCCACCCGGCATTTGATCGAGCTGGGCCATACCCGTATCGCCCACATCGCCGGGCCCCAGCAGCATGTCGATGCCCAGGAGCGGTTGGCGGGATACCGCCGCGCGCTGACCCAGGCGGGCCTACCCGTGGACGAGCGCCTCGTCGCCTTCGGCGACTTCCACGAGGGCAGTGGCCTGCTGGCGCTGAACCAGCTGCTGGCCACCCGCCTGAGCTTCACCGCGCTGTTCGTCGCCAACGATCAGATGGCCTACGGCGCCCGCCTGGCGCTGCACAACAAGTCCATCCGCGTCCCCGAGGACCTGTCGCTGGTCGGCTTCGATGATCTGCCGGGCTCGCTCTACACCATCCCACCGCTCACCACCGTGCGTCAGCCGGTGTACGAGTTGGGGAAGGTCGCTGGCGAGGCGATCCTTCGGATGATCAAAGGCAAGAAGGCCTCACTGCCAGAACTGCCGCTGCAGCTCATCGTGCGCGAATCGACCACGAGAAAGCGCGGCTGACGAACCCCTCTGCCATTGACGCATCACGGCATCGCGGACCGGTTGAAAGGCGACGCGGTGCACAAGACGCATGGCGTCATCCGAGGGGGATTGTCTGGCTGCGTCAAGCCCTCACAGTGTTCACTGTTGGGCGGAATCGCCGTATTTGAAGGCGCTTTCAAAAGATTCCTTTACTCTCCGGATAACCTGCTTTAAATCCATTCCGCGAAGCACCGGGCAGCCTTGGGCTGAGCTGCGGGCCGTGACGCCGCGCGAAACACAAGCAGAGACAACGACAGACTGAACGCGACGTTCCGCTCTTCGGGCGGTTCGTTCTTCAGGGGGCAATGCAATGATCAAAAGATTGGCATCGACGGTATCCGTCCTGGCTACCGCCGCGGGACTCTGCGCTGTTCAACCGGGTGTGGCCGAAGCGGCGACTCCCATCTCCCAGGCGAACACCACCATCTTCGGCCCCCGTGTCTACGTCTTCGATCCGACCATGGCGGCGACCGACATCAACAATGTCGCCAACACCGTCTTCACGAAGATGGAGGCCAATCAGTTTGGCACCGACCGGTATGCGCTGCTCTTCAAGCCGGGTGCATACAACGTCACCTTCAACGTGGGCTTCTACACCCACGTCGCGGGTCTGGGACAGAACCCCGACGACGTGAACATCAACGGCGGGGTGAACGTCACCGCGAAGTGGATGCCCGCCGCCAACGCGACCTGCAACTTCTGGCGCACCCTCGAGAACTTCGCCGTCACCCCGTCCAACGGCATCACGCGGATCGCCGTTTCACAGGCCGCCCCCCTGCGGCGTCTGCACGTCAAGGGCGAGCTGCACCTGTTCGAGTTCGACTCGAACTGGAATGCCGGCTGGGCCAGCGGCGGATTTCTCGCCGACTCCCTCGTGGACAGTACGGTCGTGCCCGCCTCGCAGCAGCAGTGGCTCTCCCGGAACAGCAAATGGGCGAGCTGGTCGAACGCCGTGTGGAACATGGTGTTCGTGGGCAGCGTGAACACGCCGACGGGGACGTTCCCCGAGCCGGCCTACACGGTCGTCGACAGGACGCCGATCATCCGGGAGAAGCCCTACCTCTACACCAGCGGCGGGCAGTATTACGTCTTCGTCCCGGCCCTGCAGACCAATACCCAGGGCGTCAGCTGGGCCAACGGAGCCACGCCGGGACAGTCCCTCCCCATCTCCCAGTTCTACATTGCCCGTCCGGAGACCGACAGCGCCGCGAGCCTCAACAACGCGCTGAGCCAGGGCAAGCACCTCCTGTTCACCCCGGGCATCTACTCGCTGAATGACACGCTTCGCGTCAACAACGCCAACACCATCATCCTCGGCATTGGCGTCCCCTCGCTGATCCCGACGAGTGGCACGCCCGCCATCAAGGTCGCCGACGTGCCCGGCGTGAAGATCGCGGGCATGATCCTCGAGGCCGGTACGGTCAACTCCCCCAACCTCCTGGAGGTCGGTCCCACGGGCAGCTCGCTGGATCACTCGGCCAACCCGACCTTCCTCTACGATCTGACCGTCAGGACCGGCGGTGCGTTCCCCGGCCGCAACGACGTGGGCATCACGATCAACAGCAACAACGTCGTGGGTGATCAGCTCTGGCTGTGGCGCGCGGACCACGGAGAGAGCGCCTTCTGGAACACCAACATCACGAAGAGCGGCCTCGTCGTGAACGGGAGGAACGTCACGATCTACGGCCTGTTCAACGAGCACCACGAAGAGTACCAGACGGTGTGGAACGGCAATGGCGGCCGTGTGTACTTCTACCAGTCCGAGATTCCCTATGACGTCCCCAACCAGGCGTCGTGGATGAATGGCACGGTGAACGGGTACGCGTCGTACAAGATCGCCAACACCGTGACCACCCACGAGGCGTGGGGCCTGGGTGTGTACTCGTACTTCCGGGACGCGCCCGTCAAGCTGCACACCGCGATCGAGGCGCCCAACTACCCGGGCATCAAGCTCCACCACATGACCACCATCTGGCTGAATGGAACGGCCGGCAGTGAGATCACCCATGTGGTCAACAACATCGGTGGCAGGGTCTACGCCAACTCCCCTGCCGAGGCCATGAGGCAGACCGTCTCCGAGTACGTGGGCACGGGGACGCCGCCGCCGACCGACACCCAGGCGCCGACCACTCCGGCGAGCCTGTCGGCCACGGCCGCTTCGAGCAGCCAGATCAACCTGACCTGGAGCGCTTCGTCGGACAACGTGGGCGTGACGGGCTATGACATCTACCGCAACGGCACGCTCGTCGGCACGTCGACCACGACGTCGTACAGCAGCACGGGGCTGACGGCGTCGACCACTTATAGCTTCACGGTCAGGGCGAGGGATGCGGCCGGCAACGTCTCGGCGGTCAGCAACACCGCCAGCGCCACCACGCAATCGGGCAGCACCGGCGGCAGCAACGGCACCGGCACCGAGTGGACCTACGGCACGAGCACTGTCAGCTCCACCCAGGCGCTCGTGTGGTTCAAGCCCACGGGCTTCACGGCGAACTACGTCATCGTGCACTACAGCTACCCGGGCCTCGGGCAGCAGAACGTCACCATGACGTACAACAGCGGCACGGGCCGCTGGGAGCACACCGTGTCCGGCCTGGGCTCGGGTCAGACGCTCACGTACTCGTACACCTACAACAAGAACGGCGCGCAGTACGACTCTCCGAACTACACCTGGACCAGGTGATGGCTTGACGCGGTCTCGACATCAGCGGCCCACTCCCCCGAGCAGCTTCGCGGGAGTGGGCCGTTTCATTTCCGCCTACGTGCGGGGGTGCTGGGACGGTAGCCGGACCCGGAAGGTCGAGCCGGCTCCTACCTGGCTCACCACCTCGATGTCCCCGCCGTGAGCCCGCACGATGCGGCGGGAGACGGAGAGCCCCAGTCCGATGCCGGGGATCTCCGCGCTCGAGCCCTTGCTCCGTCTGAAGGGCTCGAAGATGTGCTCGTACTCGTCGGGAGGGATGCCCACCCCTTCGTCGGAGACGGAGAGCAGCACCTCGTCCTGGGACTGAGTGAGCAGCACCCGCACGAGTCCTCCCCGAGGCGAGTATTTGATGGCGTTGTTCAAGAGGTTGGTGAGCACCTGGGAGAGCCGCGTCGGATCCCCACGCACCGGAACGGGCATGTCGGGCACGGTAAGCTCGATCCGGTGCTGCTGACTCGAGGGCCGGTGGAGCTCGACCACCTCCGTCACGAGCACGCGCAGATCACTGTCCTCCAGGCGGAGCTCGAGATTGCCAGCTTCAATCCGGGTCTGCTCCAGGAGGTCTCCCACCATGCGCTCGAGCCGATCGAGCTGCGTGGAGAGCCGGACCAGTGACTCCCGGACCTTCTCTGGTGGAGGCAGCTCCGGTGCCCGGAGGAGGATCTGGACCGACAGTTTGAGGACATTGAGCGGGTTGCGCAGATCATGGGCGACGCCCGCCAGGAACTGGACCTGCCGCGCGTCCTGGCTGACCAGGGTCTCGGCCATGTCGTTGAACTCGGCGGCCAGCTCGCGGAGCTCGCGGACGCCCACCTGCTCCAATCTCGACTCCCGCTGTCCGGATTTGAAGGCCGCCAGCGCCCGGCGGATCGACAGGAGCGGCAGATAGAGGCGCGTGCGGGTGGCGGCGAGGACCAGCGCGACACCCGTCACGATCCCTACCGCGAGCAGACCTCCGATGAGCCTTGCCGCATCGCTCACCCGTGTCGCCTCATCGCGGCCGGCATGGGCCCGCTCGATGCTCGACGCGGACACGGCCTCGGCCGCCTGGATGGCCTCCCTCAACCTGGACAACCGCTCCTGAGCTGGAGCGCGAAGGTATGCCTCGACCTGACTGCGGACATTCGCGAGCAACGCCCGCTCCTGGGCGGTGTCCGCGTACGGATCGACCTGCTCCAGCTGCTCCGACACCCGGCGGCGCGCCTCGTCCACGCTGACGGGCGGCCCGACGCTCGAGGCATCGATGCTCGCGAACTCCTGGACCACCTGGAGCAGGAAGAGGGAGTGTGCCAGCCGCTCGGCGGAGTGCACCCTGCCAATGGAGTCGCTCAAGCTCGTGGTCTGCGACTGGAACTGGGTGCTCATCCAGAACAAGCCAGCCGCGGAACCCAGACTCAGGAGCGCCAGGAGGACCGCGCCGATGAGGAAGAGGCTCCGCAGCCGCATGACGACGACCTCCGGGAGAGAGCCACCACCATACCGATACCGGCTGGCGTGGGCTCATGCTGGTGCGCCGAGTGACGACTTGTGGAGCATGGGCGAGGTAGCGGAGCGCGGTGGCGCCAGTCATCGCGCCGGTCCTTCCGAGCCTCGCGGAGTCAAACAGATTTCGTGGTACCCGACTCTTGGGGTAAGTAGCCCGATCTCACCTCGCGGGAGAGATACAGGCATGGGCGACACACCCAAGTGGAGCGGAGGCAAGCTGGGGCCGTACCACATCCGCAAGCGCTACCGGAATACCGGCTCGGAAGTGGGCCGCATCTACGAGGCGCACAACGTCGAGACAGGTGCCTTCGCGCTGGTGGTGAGGCCGGGACGGGCGGGGACGTGGCGTCCACGAACGCCGTGGACCGTGCGCGTCACGGCAGATGCCGATCCTCCGTTCCTGGCACTGGAGATGCAGCACGCGCCCAGGGCGGAGGCTTTGGCCCTCTCGGAACTGACGCGGATGTTCATCAGGCTGTCGGGCGCGCTCGCCTGTGTCGATGAGCGAGCGGATACGGGAGCGCACCTCAATCGAGAGCCCCTGCCACGGCCTCCCAGGCGAGAAGCCTTACGCAAGAAGTGGCAGCGCGTGGGGGTTGGAGCACTCGCGGCGGTGGCGCTCGTACTGGCGGCGGTGACGCTCTGGCCCCGTTCTCCCAGCTCTACCGACAAGTGGAGTCCTGGAGTGGCCAAAGCCGTGTGGAATGAGCCCGTGGCCTGGGTCGATCTGCAAGACGACACCCAACCCATCATCGGCTA encodes the following:
- a CDS encoding zinc-binding alcohol dehydrogenase family protein translates to MKAVAYRQPAPIENPESLIDLEVPAPKPTGRELLVRVEAISVNPVDVKVRAGVDPSGQAKILGWDAAGTVLAVGPDTTLFKPGDEVFYAGALERPGAYAEQQLVDERIVGRKPKSLSFAEAAALPLTSITAWELLFDRLRVSKGKPADAGSVLILGGAGGVGSIAIQLARRLTGLKVFATASRPETQAWVRELGAHHVIDHGKPWAQQVKAIVPHGVEYVLGLTHTEAHFEEIVEVLAPQGALALIDDPARPLPINKLKSKSASLHWEFMFTRARYQTPDMIAQHHLLNEVADLVDAGVLRTTLKTHLGTINAANLKRAHALIESGRAMGKVVLSGF
- a CDS encoding polysaccharide lyase; its protein translation is MNIKKKTRNIAAAVGGSLFAFALVAEAAVIFHNTGTLSGWNSINREHKGSVNEVTNVTYNGPTAIKVTQIYDPSYSGRYHSEVVKSNVYRRGDTGFYGFAFRLQSDWQFQPQSFNIAQFIADFSNTGCDDYMPSSMIWISGNQLFTRVKQGTVCDQKTVTFGNLATVTAGEWHKIVIQAKWASDGTGFYKLWFDGTKVLEQYNLSTTVADDRYFQFRVGLYANGWHDDGYMQGSQGTRSIWFDEIGAGTTFAEADPDQW
- a CDS encoding fibronectin type III domain-containing protein; the encoded protein is MIKRLASTVSVLATAAGLCAVQPGVAEAATPISQANTTIFGPRVYVFDPTMAATDINNVANTVFTKMEANQFGTDRYALLFKPGAYNVTFNVGFYTHVAGLGQNPDDVNINGGVNVTAKWMPAANATCNFWRTLENFAVTPSNGITRIAVSQAAPLRRLHVKGELHLFEFDSNWNAGWASGGFLADSLVDSTVVPASQQQWLSRNSKWASWSNAVWNMVFVGSVNTPTGTFPEPAYTVVDRTPIIREKPYLYTSGGQYYVFVPALQTNTQGVSWANGATPGQSLPISQFYIARPETDSAASLNNALSQGKHLLFTPGIYSLNDTLRVNNANTIILGIGVPSLIPTSGTPAIKVADVPGVKIAGMILEAGTVNSPNLLEVGPTGSSLDHSANPTFLYDLTVRTGGAFPGRNDVGITINSNNVVGDQLWLWRADHGESAFWNTNITKSGLVVNGRNVTIYGLFNEHHEEYQTVWNGNGGRVYFYQSEIPYDVPNQASWMNGTVNGYASYKIANTVTTHEAWGLGVYSYFRDAPVKLHTAIEAPNYPGIKLHHMTTIWLNGTAGSEITHVVNNIGGRVYANSPAEAMRQTVSEYVGTGTPPPTDTQAPTTPASLSATAASSSQINLTWSASSDNVGVTGYDIYRNGTLVGTSTTTSYSSTGLTASTTYSFTVRARDAAGNVSAVSNTASATTQSGSTGGSNGTGTEWTYGTSTVSSTQALVWFKPTGFTANYVIVHYSYPGLGQQNVTMTYNSGTGRWEHTVSGLGSGQTLTYSYTYNKNGAQYDSPNYTWTR
- a CDS encoding major royal jelly family protein, whose product is MKSASLAMTAWLSFAFIAPGAQAQTQKQTPRPSLLVAAESNSMIWNGVAVAGGNIFVSGPRWTGSKGPALARLDAKGQPKPYPDAGWNAWKPGDDPRNVFVNINAIHRDPSGDLWVVDTGAPDFGGNPLPGGAKVVRISLKTHRVSRIYPFGPEAAQEGSYIDDIRFNGRHAYLTDAGKPGLVVLDLETGRTRRVLDGVPATAARADRPIVLGGQTVKAPDGSNLKVNADPLELSPDGRWLYFAPLSGPWSRIETRWLDDSNLTPEALAAHVEPWADLPPVGGTAMDGNGDLYFTNLAQDSLQKRTPDGRIETVLQDPRLHWVDAPVIDEQGFIWLPVPQMDRVGLFNQGQSKTVWPVSLYRLRIR
- a CDS encoding LysR substrate-binding domain-containing protein, producing the protein MGYTDLDMDLLRSFVTVVDAGGFTAAGARLGRTQAAMSIRIKRLEELLERRVFDRTSRTPTLTRDGELLLSYARQILKLNDETVQRFAEPGNEGELRLGVAEYFVPQHLPIILSRFTQTYPRVHIQVKVGLNDNLFQTLERGELDLVIARRDKPQQGGRLLRRERLLWMTAQNLRIDPVAALPICTLPPPCIFRARGFAALEAMGRPWRVVYTSESVVGVVAAARAGLGVAILPESAMEPGLTTLSAEEGFPELGDIELALFGENKERRRLTSTLVRFIEESLQPLHHSQLDA
- a CDS encoding sensor histidine kinase — its product is MRLRSLFLIGAVLLALLSLGSAAGLFWMSTQFQSQTTSLSDSIGRVHSAERLAHSLFLLQVVQEFASIDASSVGPPVSVDEARRRVSEQLEQVDPYADTAQERALLANVRSQVEAYLRAPAQERLSRLREAIQAAEAVSASSIERAHAGRDEATRVSDAARLIGGLLAVGIVTGVALVLAATRTRLYLPLLSIRRALAAFKSGQRESRLEQVGVRELRELAAEFNDMAETLVSQDARQVQFLAGVAHDLRNPLNVLKLSVQILLRAPELPPPEKVRESLVRLSTQLDRLERMVGDLLEQTRIEAGNLELRLEDSDLRVLVTEVVELHRPSSQQHRIELTVPDMPVPVRGDPTRLSQVLTNLLNNAIKYSPRGGLVRVLLTQSQDEVLLSVSDEGVGIPPDEYEHIFEPFRRSKGSSAEIPGIGLGLSVSRRIVRAHGGDIEVVSQVGAGSTFRVRLPSQHPRT
- a CDS encoding protein kinase, which encodes MGDTPKWSGGKLGPYHIRKRYRNTGSEVGRIYEAHNVETGAFALVVRPGRAGTWRPRTPWTVRVTADADPPFLALEMQHAPRAEALALSELTRMFIRLSGALACVDERADTGAHLNREPLPRPPRREALRKKWQRVGVGALAAVALVLAAVTLWPRSPSSTDKWSPGVAKAVWNEPVAWVDLQDDTQPIIGYPMPSAPFEGQRKPPCLKGTEVEIHGGCWVLLEAKAPCPRSTAEFEGKCYMPVRQKPPEPRSLQP
- a CDS encoding substrate-binding domain-containing protein, with amino-acid sequence MDDRSPPPVTLEEVARRAGVSPSTVSRILNGTARVRESKRQAVERAIADLKYLPNEIARGLALGHTMSVGVITQDISSAFYNETLKGIEDSLADAGYSPLFVSGHWNAAKEAERMALLVARRVEGVIVLTGAMDDETLLNHAHRVPLVITGRDLQGPNVLSIRLANEQAAFEATRHLIELGHTRIAHIAGPQQHVDAQERLAGYRRALTQAGLPVDERLVAFGDFHEGSGLLALNQLLATRLSFTALFVANDQMAYGARLALHNKSIRVPEDLSLVGFDDLPGSLYTIPPLTTVRQPVYELGKVAGEAILRMIKGKKASLPELPLQLIVRESTTRKRG